The Candidatus Delongbacteria bacterium genome contains a region encoding:
- a CDS encoding TonB-dependent receptor, giving the protein MPGALLVLLILLAAPLRAAETGKLLLSVTSQGQALPGANVCCLEPRMGAATDLAGQAVLLGLPPGRRRFRVTYVGCQPVLAEAWIVSHLTTRLNVELVPAVLEAEELVVRADPRALPLDRTAHMAVMDGEGLQDMALRGLSAALTLEAGITRDESGGLHVRGGRAGELKFLVDGVEVQDPWSGTFQGLVNEDEVQELVLVAGAFNAEYGDAMSGVVNIVSRQGAPRPGVRVRHESVGLLASPWRRAQPFAAVRDEELYRERRLADWSAPRASDLLLDLPGRTQLSLFGPLAAGWEGRAAWLNHAESSHLPHGYLREGDLRLGLGRALPSGGRLDLAWERARAEELEYDHRWKYLPGNQARQRRSQDRAQAVWTRSWSARLLGSARLSWQRHAAWSGVLDATGAALDPGLLERPLLRAQQDFYQSGHSPDQSDRTTTQWRLGLDALLQAGTHHEWKAGLDLRRDDLEQVARHNLWSRSTDLSEIYLEDRVRARPLQAALFLQDKLEYPHLVVNAGLRLDWRDPDTDWLPDPLQPWVEEAGQVELARATAVPAQWALSPRLGLAFPFADEAVLHAAWGHFLQFAPLAALYSNRGLNLDYTLVPLMGNPRVQPQRTTAWELGLNRRLPGGGELGLSAWYKDLRHLLSTRQVIQYTEPFFVYANTDYANVRGVDLSWSRPLALARGARLSLDYTWMSARGNGAEPESGVIRARDGQEEEFNEFPLDYEQAHDLAARLSVTLSGGLSAELAAQAGSGLPYTPYVDVGVEVPTNSARRPWVLRTDAALRWSRPFGRLRAEAWLAVENLLDRRNVVRVHPSTGKPFDDPRGLIGSTLDALHDPSRVEAPRQIRLGLDLSL; this is encoded by the coding sequence ATGCCGGGAGCCCTGCTGGTCCTGTTGATCCTGCTGGCCGCGCCCCTGCGGGCGGCGGAAACCGGCAAGCTGCTGCTGAGTGTCACCAGCCAGGGCCAGGCCCTGCCCGGCGCCAACGTCTGCTGTCTGGAGCCGCGGATGGGCGCCGCCACGGATCTGGCGGGACAGGCCGTGCTGCTGGGCCTGCCGCCCGGCCGGCGCCGGTTCCGCGTCACCTACGTGGGCTGCCAGCCCGTGCTGGCGGAGGCCTGGATCGTCTCCCACCTGACCACGCGCCTGAACGTGGAGCTGGTCCCGGCCGTGCTGGAGGCCGAGGAACTGGTGGTGCGGGCGGACCCGCGGGCCCTGCCCCTGGACCGCACGGCGCACATGGCCGTGATGGACGGCGAGGGTCTGCAGGACATGGCCCTGCGCGGCCTGTCCGCGGCCCTGACCCTGGAGGCCGGGATCACGCGTGACGAGAGCGGCGGCCTGCACGTGCGCGGCGGGCGCGCGGGCGAACTCAAATTCCTGGTGGACGGCGTGGAGGTGCAGGATCCCTGGTCCGGCACCTTCCAGGGGCTGGTGAACGAGGACGAGGTCCAGGAGCTGGTGCTGGTGGCCGGCGCCTTCAACGCCGAGTACGGCGACGCCATGAGCGGCGTGGTGAACATCGTCAGCCGCCAGGGCGCACCCCGGCCCGGCGTCCGCGTGCGCCACGAGAGCGTGGGGCTGTTGGCCTCGCCCTGGCGCCGCGCCCAGCCCTTTGCCGCCGTGCGCGACGAGGAACTCTACCGCGAGCGCCGGCTGGCGGACTGGAGCGCGCCCCGCGCCTCCGACCTGCTGCTGGACCTGCCGGGCCGTACCCAACTCAGCCTGTTCGGGCCGCTGGCCGCCGGCTGGGAGGGCCGGGCCGCCTGGCTCAACCACGCCGAGTCCAGCCACCTGCCCCACGGCTACCTGCGCGAAGGCGACCTCCGGCTGGGCCTGGGCCGGGCCCTGCCCAGCGGCGGCCGGCTGGACCTCGCCTGGGAGCGCGCACGGGCCGAGGAGCTGGAGTACGACCACCGCTGGAAGTACCTGCCCGGGAACCAGGCCCGCCAGCGGCGCAGCCAGGACCGTGCCCAGGCGGTCTGGACCCGCTCGTGGTCCGCGCGCCTGCTGGGCAGCGCGCGCCTGTCCTGGCAGCGCCACGCCGCCTGGTCGGGCGTGCTGGACGCCACGGGCGCGGCCCTGGATCCGGGCTTGCTCGAGCGTCCGCTGCTGCGCGCCCAGCAGGACTTCTACCAGTCCGGCCATTCTCCCGACCAGTCCGACCGCACGACGACCCAGTGGCGCCTGGGCCTGGACGCGCTGCTCCAGGCGGGCACGCACCACGAGTGGAAGGCCGGGCTGGACCTGCGCCGGGACGACCTCGAGCAGGTGGCGCGGCACAATCTCTGGAGCCGGTCGACGGACTTGTCCGAGATCTACCTGGAGGATCGCGTGCGGGCCCGGCCGCTCCAGGCGGCCCTCTTCCTGCAGGACAAGCTCGAGTACCCGCACCTGGTGGTGAATGCCGGGCTGCGCCTGGACTGGCGCGACCCCGACACGGACTGGCTGCCCGATCCGCTCCAGCCCTGGGTGGAGGAGGCCGGCCAGGTGGAGCTGGCGCGCGCCACGGCCGTTCCGGCCCAGTGGGCGCTCTCGCCCCGGCTGGGCCTGGCCTTCCCCTTCGCCGACGAGGCCGTGCTCCACGCGGCCTGGGGGCACTTCCTGCAGTTCGCCCCGCTCGCGGCCCTCTATTCCAACCGCGGGCTGAACCTCGACTACACGCTGGTGCCGCTGATGGGCAACCCGCGCGTCCAACCCCAGCGCACCACGGCCTGGGAGCTGGGCCTCAACCGCCGGCTGCCCGGCGGCGGCGAGCTGGGCCTCTCCGCGTGGTACAAGGACCTGCGCCACCTGCTCTCCACCCGCCAGGTGATCCAGTACACGGAGCCCTTCTTCGTTTACGCCAACACGGACTACGCCAACGTGCGCGGCGTGGATCTGAGCTGGAGCCGGCCGCTGGCCCTGGCCCGCGGGGCGCGCCTGAGCCTGGACTACACCTGGATGAGCGCGCGGGGCAACGGCGCCGAGCCCGAGAGCGGCGTTATCCGGGCCCGGGACGGCCAGGAGGAGGAGTTCAACGAATTCCCGCTGGACTACGAACAGGCCCACGACCTGGCGGCGCGCCTGAGCGTGACCCTGTCCGGCGGACTGTCCGCCGAGCTGGCCGCCCAGGCCGGCAGCGGGCTGCCCTACACGCCCTACGTCGACGTGGGCGTGGAGGTCCCCACCAATTCGGCGCGCCGGCCCTGGGTGCTGCGCACCGACGCGGCCCTGCGCTGGTCGCGGCCGTTTGGCCGCCTGCGCGCGGAGGCCTGGCTGGCGGTGGAGAATCTGCTGGACCGCCGCAACGTGGTGCGCGTCCATCCCAGCACGGGCAAGCCCTTCGACGATCCGCGCGGGCTGATCGGCTCGACGCTGGACGCGCTGCACGACCCCTCCCGCGTGGAGGCGCCCCGGCAGATCCGCCTGGGCCTGGATCTTTCCCTGTGA
- a CDS encoding SH3 domain-containing protein — protein sequence MNRQIFLRGSFLLLVLLLLGCGGRPEPAPLPALEDWVGKLVLAEAAQDLLGEPLGPRIGQLPAGQPVPVLERKADEAGQIWLRVSVPADSLTGWLPQERVHGVQGEDGRIATH from the coding sequence ATGAATCGTCAGATCTTCCTGCGCGGGAGTTTCCTCCTGCTGGTGCTGCTGTTGCTGGGCTGCGGCGGACGGCCGGAGCCCGCCCCCCTGCCCGCCCTCGAGGACTGGGTGGGCAAGCTCGTCTTGGCCGAGGCGGCCCAGGACCTGCTGGGCGAACCGCTGGGACCCCGCATCGGCCAACTGCCCGCCGGTCAGCCCGTCCCCGTGCTCGAGCGCAAGGCCGACGAGGCCGGCCAGATCTGGTTGCGCGTGTCCGTGCCGGCGGACTCCCTGACGGGCTGGCTGCCCCAGGAGCGCGTCCACGGGGTCCAGGGGGAGGACGGCCGCATTGCCACGCACTAG
- the rlmD gene encoding 23S rRNA (uracil(1939)-C(5))-methyltransferase RlmD, whose protein sequence is MSTSGETEILRIESVAFGGQGVTRAASGRVLFVRGGLPGDRVEVRVGKGRRRHAEARLLRLVEPSPERVAARCAHQGVCGGCPLQGLDYQAQLREKQAMVTDAWQRIGGLAVERVDPILPAERLFEYRNKMEFGFSDQAWTETPDPERPAEFGLGQHVPGIYSKVFDLLECHLQSPWTARLLAEIRAFVRTEGGGSEAVWNVRTQQGYWRFVVLRESRATGERLLNLVVNAAGDLRVEALAARLLERLPGVLSGIVSTVHAGSGMVATGRLDRVLHGDGLLRERLSGLTFELAPQAFFQTNTEQAERLFALVREHVGAEPVRTLLDLYCGTGAIALLLADRAQHVTGVELVPEAVASARRQAELNGLAERVEFHCGDVLDLLRSQALPKPEVVVVDPPRGGLHAKVVAHLLELAPRRLVYVSCNPATQARDAALLVAGGYRPLRLSPVDMFPHTFHVEAVATFERVG, encoded by the coding sequence ATGAGCACGAGCGGCGAGACGGAAATCCTGCGCATCGAGAGCGTGGCCTTCGGGGGCCAGGGCGTGACCCGGGCCGCCTCCGGCCGCGTGCTCTTCGTGCGCGGCGGCCTGCCCGGCGACCGGGTGGAGGTGCGGGTGGGCAAGGGCCGGCGCCGGCATGCGGAGGCGCGCCTGCTGCGGCTGGTGGAGCCCTCCCCCGAGCGCGTGGCGGCCCGTTGCGCGCACCAGGGCGTCTGCGGCGGCTGTCCGCTGCAGGGGCTGGACTACCAGGCCCAACTGCGCGAGAAGCAGGCCATGGTGACCGACGCCTGGCAGCGCATCGGCGGGTTGGCCGTGGAGCGCGTGGATCCCATCCTGCCCGCGGAGCGGCTCTTCGAGTACCGCAACAAGATGGAGTTCGGCTTCTCGGACCAGGCCTGGACAGAGACGCCCGACCCGGAGCGCCCGGCGGAGTTCGGGCTGGGCCAGCACGTGCCCGGCATCTACAGCAAGGTCTTCGATCTGCTGGAGTGCCACCTGCAGAGCCCCTGGACGGCCCGCCTGCTGGCGGAGATCCGCGCCTTCGTGCGCACGGAGGGCGGCGGCTCCGAAGCGGTCTGGAACGTGCGCACCCAGCAGGGCTACTGGCGCTTCGTCGTGCTGCGTGAATCGCGGGCCACGGGCGAGCGCCTGCTCAACCTGGTGGTGAACGCGGCCGGCGACCTGCGGGTGGAGGCGCTGGCCGCCCGGTTGCTGGAGCGCCTGCCCGGCGTACTGAGCGGGATCGTCAGCACGGTGCACGCGGGCAGCGGCATGGTGGCCACGGGCCGGCTGGACCGCGTGCTGCACGGGGATGGCCTGCTGCGCGAGCGGCTGAGCGGGCTGACCTTCGAGCTGGCGCCCCAGGCCTTTTTCCAGACCAACACCGAGCAGGCCGAGCGGCTCTTCGCCCTGGTGCGCGAACACGTGGGCGCGGAGCCGGTGCGGACCCTGCTGGACCTCTACTGCGGCACCGGGGCCATTGCCCTGCTGCTGGCGGACCGCGCCCAGCACGTGACGGGCGTGGAGCTGGTGCCCGAGGCCGTGGCCTCCGCCCGGCGCCAGGCGGAACTCAACGGACTGGCGGAGCGGGTGGAGTTCCACTGCGGCGACGTGCTGGACCTGCTGCGCAGCCAGGCCCTGCCGAAGCCCGAGGTGGTGGTGGTGGATCCGCCCCGGGGCGGCCTGCACGCCAAGGTGGTGGCGCACCTGCTGGAGTTGGCGCCGCGCCGGCTGGTCTACGTGAGCTGCAATCCGGCCACCCAGGCCCGGGACGCGGCCCTGCTGGTGGCGGGCGGCTACCGCCCCCTGCGCCTCTCGCCCGTGGACATGTTCCCGCACACCTTCCACGTGGAAGCGGTGGCGACCTTCGAGCGCGTCGGGTAG
- a CDS encoding bifunctional ADP-heptose synthase, with the protein MYLQHLDKLLEGCADKRVAVVGDLMLDRYIWGKVERISPEAPVPVVNVVRRSHSLGGSANVVHNLRALGAVAIPFGVVGADPAAELVLGLLREAGISTQGVLKDEARPTTSKTRIIAHEQHVTRIDEESTSPLRDSLRQELVARLTALLPELDALIFEDYDKGVLDAESIAGLRDAARAAGVLTSVDPKHRQFHAYGAVGLFKPNLKEFLGALGASRVSESELETLGRDFQQRSACTELVVTRGSQGMSLFDEEGRHSTLPALRGAIVDVSGAGDTVIAALTLARCQGYKLSTAARFASLCAAQVCGELGAVPVKTDEVLKLNEFLG; encoded by the coding sequence ATGTACCTGCAACACCTGGATAAGCTGCTGGAGGGCTGCGCGGACAAGCGCGTTGCCGTAGTGGGCGACCTGATGCTGGACCGCTACATCTGGGGCAAGGTGGAACGCATCAGCCCGGAGGCGCCGGTGCCCGTGGTCAACGTGGTGCGCCGCAGCCACAGCCTGGGCGGCAGCGCCAACGTGGTGCACAACCTGCGGGCGCTGGGCGCCGTGGCCATCCCCTTTGGCGTCGTGGGAGCGGATCCCGCCGCCGAGCTCGTGCTGGGCCTTCTGCGCGAGGCGGGGATCTCCACCCAGGGCGTGCTCAAGGACGAAGCGCGCCCCACCACCTCCAAGACACGGATCATCGCCCACGAACAGCACGTGACCCGGATCGACGAGGAGAGCACCTCGCCCTTGCGCGACAGCCTGCGCCAGGAGCTGGTGGCCCGGCTGACGGCCCTGCTGCCGGAGCTGGACGCCCTCATCTTCGAGGATTACGACAAGGGCGTGCTGGATGCGGAGTCCATCGCCGGGCTGCGGGACGCGGCCCGGGCGGCGGGCGTGCTCACCAGCGTGGATCCCAAGCACCGCCAGTTCCACGCCTACGGCGCCGTGGGCCTGTTCAAGCCCAACCTGAAAGAGTTCCTGGGCGCGTTGGGCGCCTCCCGGGTGAGCGAGTCCGAGCTGGAGACCCTGGGCCGCGACTTCCAGCAGCGCAGCGCCTGCACCGAACTGGTGGTGACGCGGGGTTCCCAGGGCATGTCGCTGTTCGACGAGGAGGGCCGCCACAGCACGCTGCCCGCGTTGCGCGGGGCCATCGTGGACGTCTCCGGCGCGGGGGACACGGTGATCGCCGCGCTGACCCTGGCCCGCTGCCAGGGCTACAAGCTCAGCACCGCCGCGCGCTTCGCCAGCCTCTGCGCGGCCCAGGTCTGCGGCGAGCTGGGCGCCGTGCCCGTCAAGACGGACGAGGTCCTGAAGCTCAACGAGTTTCTCGGATAG
- a CDS encoding S8 family serine peptidase — MPRTSRLFRLAGLGGLLLLLAALPGEAALPEPDLYLELAPGGAAGLARDFPELRITPLLPAPLMRKLGLPDWVRARPPAGAPDLLARLRGHAAVRLAEPVPLFRTSAWVADDPALRAQWHLERLGAVAAWQRSRGGPAAVVGIVDTGVDWRHPDLAAGIHVNPGEDLDGDGRWSESDGNGLDDDLNGLVDDGVGWDLVDLPPEVLWPGEDGEPADNDPADFNGHGTHCAGDAAAVGYNGLGVASPAPAARILPIRAGYTGTDGMGYVSHGLEGMLLAAASGARVISMSFGGPGGGTLWQQAVTTLHAQGVVLLAAAGNENSTQRSYPAAFDEVIAVGATDPADQRADFSNYGSWVDLAAPGVAILSTATGGGYTVMQGTSMATPVAAGVAAQVLAVHPDWGAGDVLARLAATAEALPGQQLGAGRVDAARALAPEAWVEALGVAGSGRLPVNTPGRLRLAVHAGERALAQGVLEVTGLDPRLPFATVSLELGQLRAGESDTLELELEPLWTEPGLAELRLQGRLRDGGEDHWQGELPLACGVTELLLLEGDSSDNWSLLGWYVEALTSQGRAPEVQQLAWSSAAELPWSRARLLLLFSGSDLEPQFEPALEDSLRAFLTRGGRAVLSGQRLAGAFSPAFLQEAAGAGLTEEAAASVQVWGAPGAPDVADLHLLLTGSGGAGNQSDPQVLEALGGTPLFTWNSGGTPRLAGLRAPDGRLDLLAFGLEAVNGDPEWGADLAQVLEILLPQATVLPPRERPRAADGLACWPNPFNPALQLRNTGSRPLRLSVHNALGQRVAELGALGPGEFRSWRPSGLAGGRYWIRAAADGREASHPVLWLP; from the coding sequence TTGCCACGCACTAGCCGCCTTTTTCGGCTGGCCGGGCTGGGCGGCCTGCTGCTCCTGCTGGCAGCCCTCCCCGGCGAAGCAGCCCTGCCTGAGCCGGACCTCTACCTGGAACTGGCCCCGGGAGGCGCCGCCGGCCTGGCCCGGGACTTCCCGGAATTGCGAATTACGCCCCTGCTGCCCGCGCCCCTCATGCGGAAGCTGGGCCTGCCCGACTGGGTCCGGGCCCGCCCGCCGGCCGGCGCGCCGGACCTGCTGGCGCGCCTGCGCGGACACGCCGCCGTGCGGCTGGCCGAACCCGTCCCGCTGTTCCGCACCTCCGCCTGGGTGGCCGACGACCCCGCCCTGCGCGCCCAGTGGCATCTGGAGCGGCTGGGGGCCGTGGCGGCCTGGCAGCGCTCCCGGGGTGGCCCCGCCGCGGTGGTGGGAATCGTGGACACGGGCGTGGACTGGCGGCACCCGGACCTGGCTGCCGGCATCCACGTCAACCCGGGGGAGGACCTGGACGGGGACGGCCGCTGGAGCGAGTCCGACGGGAACGGCCTGGACGACGACCTGAACGGCCTGGTGGACGACGGCGTGGGCTGGGATCTGGTGGACCTGCCGCCCGAAGTGCTTTGGCCCGGCGAGGACGGCGAGCCCGCGGACAACGACCCCGCGGATTTCAACGGCCACGGCACCCACTGCGCGGGCGACGCCGCCGCCGTGGGCTACAACGGGCTGGGCGTGGCCTCGCCGGCCCCGGCCGCCCGGATCCTGCCCATCCGCGCCGGCTATACGGGCACCGACGGAATGGGCTACGTCAGCCATGGCCTGGAGGGCATGCTGCTGGCGGCGGCCTCGGGTGCCCGGGTGATCTCCATGAGCTTTGGCGGGCCGGGCGGCGGGACGCTCTGGCAGCAGGCCGTGACCACGCTGCACGCCCAGGGCGTGGTGCTGCTGGCCGCGGCGGGCAACGAAAACAGCACCCAGCGCAGCTACCCCGCGGCCTTCGACGAGGTCATCGCCGTGGGCGCCACGGATCCGGCCGACCAGCGCGCGGACTTTTCCAACTACGGCAGCTGGGTGGATCTGGCGGCCCCGGGAGTCGCGATCCTCTCCACGGCGACCGGCGGCGGCTACACGGTCATGCAGGGCACGTCCATGGCCACGCCCGTGGCGGCCGGCGTGGCTGCGCAGGTCCTGGCGGTCCATCCCGACTGGGGCGCTGGCGACGTGCTGGCCCGGCTGGCGGCCACGGCCGAAGCGCTGCCCGGTCAACAGTTGGGCGCGGGCCGGGTGGACGCCGCCCGGGCGCTGGCGCCCGAGGCCTGGGTGGAAGCGCTGGGCGTGGCGGGCAGCGGGCGGCTGCCGGTGAACACGCCGGGCCGGCTGCGGCTGGCCGTCCATGCCGGGGAGCGCGCCCTGGCGCAGGGCGTGCTGGAAGTGACGGGACTGGATCCGCGCCTGCCCTTCGCCACTGTCAGCCTGGAGCTGGGCCAGCTGCGCGCCGGGGAATCGGACACGCTGGAGTTGGAACTGGAGCCGCTCTGGACGGAGCCTGGACTGGCCGAACTCCGCCTGCAGGGGCGGTTGCGGGACGGGGGCGAGGACCACTGGCAGGGCGAGCTGCCGCTGGCCTGCGGTGTCACGGAATTGCTGCTCCTGGAGGGAGATTCCTCAGACAACTGGAGTCTGCTTGGCTGGTATGTTGAGGCCTTGACAAGCCAGGGTCGGGCGCCCGAAGTCCAGCAGTTGGCCTGGAGTTCCGCCGCCGAGCTGCCCTGGAGCCGGGCGCGCCTGCTGCTGCTCTTCAGCGGATCGGACTTGGAGCCCCAGTTCGAGCCGGCCCTGGAGGACAGCCTGCGCGCCTTCCTGACGCGGGGTGGGCGGGCCGTGCTGAGCGGCCAGCGCCTGGCGGGGGCCTTCAGTCCGGCTTTCCTCCAGGAGGCGGCCGGGGCGGGGCTGACGGAAGAGGCGGCGGCCAGCGTGCAGGTCTGGGGCGCCCCCGGGGCGCCGGACGTGGCGGACCTGCACCTCTTGTTGACGGGTTCCGGCGGCGCGGGCAACCAGAGCGACCCGCAGGTGCTGGAGGCCCTGGGCGGCACGCCCCTCTTCACCTGGAACAGCGGCGGCACGCCGCGTCTGGCCGGCCTGCGCGCGCCCGACGGCCGGCTGGACCTCTTGGCCTTCGGTCTGGAGGCCGTGAACGGCGATCCCGAGTGGGGCGCGGATCTGGCCCAGGTGCTGGAGATCCTGCTGCCCCAGGCCACGGTGCTGCCACCCAGGGAACGGCCCCGGGCGGCGGATGGACTGGCCTGCTGGCCCAACCCCTTCAACCCCGCGCTGCAGCTGCGCAACACGGGGTCCCGCCCGCTGCGGCTCAGCGTCCACAACGCGCTGGGCCAGCGCGTGGCCGAGTTGGGGGCGCTGGGGCCCGGAGAGTTTCGCAGCTGGCGGCCCAGTGGGTTGGCCGGCGGACGCTACTGGATTCGTGCGGCGGCGGACGGGCGGGAAGCGAGTCATCCCGTGCTGTGGCTGCCCTGA
- a CDS encoding FlgD immunoglobulin-like domain containing protein, translating into MLKSVVLGLLLLAAGARADVLHQEQFSEGTADLSWFSSWGESADQVAVDWMTGNPSADGFIGTLGNGLSGGGVGTALVDAPDLTDYQLSAQVYLVPGTTHYRGIVGRATEFTTDTTSTWGFYAFVADLSEGTGMGDERLMLRKWLPGGTAMTTIKVWTRAELGDLYPATEGWYNLGMAFAGSQITCSLNGQTLPDGTRSDDAFTGGGFGVYYFDFADMDGHLSFDDVLVEGETRVDRPVTPAGLALGNPWPNPFNPSVRVPVQLERAARLTARVYDLGGRLVSTLADGQWAAGLHELHWNGQDAAGRPAASGLYLLRVESAGTTRETRLTLLR; encoded by the coding sequence ATGTTGAAGAGTGTTGTACTGGGCCTGCTGCTGCTGGCGGCGGGCGCGCGGGCCGACGTGCTGCATCAGGAGCAGTTCAGCGAGGGCACGGCGGACCTGAGCTGGTTTTCCTCCTGGGGCGAGAGCGCCGATCAGGTGGCCGTGGACTGGATGACCGGCAACCCGTCCGCCGACGGCTTCATCGGCACGCTGGGCAACGGCCTCTCCGGCGGCGGCGTGGGCACGGCGCTGGTGGACGCGCCGGACCTGACGGACTATCAGCTCAGCGCCCAGGTCTACCTTGTGCCGGGTACCACGCACTACCGCGGCATCGTCGGCCGGGCCACGGAATTCACCACCGACACCACCAGTACCTGGGGGTTCTACGCCTTCGTGGCGGACCTCTCGGAGGGCACGGGCATGGGCGACGAGCGCCTGATGCTGCGAAAGTGGCTGCCCGGCGGCACGGCCATGACCACCATCAAGGTTTGGACCCGCGCCGAGCTGGGCGACCTCTACCCGGCGACCGAGGGCTGGTACAACCTGGGCATGGCCTTCGCAGGCAGCCAGATCACCTGCTCGCTCAACGGCCAGACCCTGCCCGACGGCACCAGGAGCGACGACGCCTTCACGGGCGGCGGCTTCGGCGTCTACTACTTCGACTTCGCCGACATGGACGGCCACCTGAGTTTCGACGACGTGCTGGTGGAGGGCGAGACCCGCGTGGACCGGCCGGTGACGCCCGCCGGGCTGGCGCTGGGCAACCCCTGGCCCAATCCCTTCAACCCCTCTGTCCGGGTGCCCGTGCAGCTGGAGCGCGCCGCGCGGCTCACGGCCCGGGTCTACGATCTGGGCGGACGGCTGGTCTCCACGCTGGCGGACGGTCAGTGGGCCGCCGGCCTGCACGAGCTGCACTGGAACGGCCAGGACGCCGCCGGCCGCCCCGCGGCCAGCGGGCTCTACCTGCTGCGCGTGGAGTCCGCGGGCACCACCCGTGAGACGCGCCTGACCCTGCTGCGCTGA